Proteins co-encoded in one Methanobacterium veterum genomic window:
- a CDS encoding NAD(P)/FAD-dependent oxidoreductase, protein MKIAIVGAGAGGLSTASNIRKYNKDAEITVITMGKHIAYSPCAIPYVLGGEVENFKDIIMHEAEDYLEKNIKIITQAEVFDISSSENKIKYRLINEKTEEYELSYDYLVIATGASSFIPPIEGTNLKGVFKLRTIEDGLKINEWAEKSQNAVIVGASLIGVEVSYALRQKGLNVTMTEMLPQIIPRSLDPDMATIVQDYLEKHGINVILGQGIDKLTGDEHVEGAVFEDNVIDADLVIMATGVRPKTKLAEMAGCTLGKWAIVVNEKMQTSIPNIYAVGDCVEVFDAITGDSTQSMLGTTAVRQGKIAAKNITGINAEFKPVLNSNVSKVGELEFGAVGLTVASARQSGIDATYGKIRALTKARYYPGAKRIDVKIINNLKGRIIGCQLIGEERVAERVDIMSLAITKGVTCSELATTEFSYAPPVSMVTDPIILAAEDACSKLKSVNKEEQD, encoded by the coding sequence ATGAAAATAGCAATAGTAGGTGCTGGAGCCGGTGGGCTTTCAACAGCCTCTAACATAAGAAAATACAATAAAGATGCGGAAATAACTGTAATTACCATGGGAAAACATATTGCTTATTCCCCTTGCGCTATCCCCTATGTTTTAGGTGGGGAAGTAGAGAATTTTAAGGATATCATTATGCATGAAGCAGAAGATTACCTTGAAAAGAACATAAAGATCATAACTCAAGCAGAAGTTTTTGATATATCAAGCAGCGAAAATAAAATAAAATACCGTCTCATAAACGAAAAAACAGAAGAATATGAACTTTCATATGACTATCTCGTTATAGCAACCGGGGCGAGTTCATTCATCCCTCCAATTGAAGGTACTAATCTAAAGGGTGTTTTCAAGCTTAGAACCATTGAAGACGGTCTTAAAATCAATGAATGGGCTGAAAAAAGCCAAAATGCAGTGATTGTAGGGGCAAGTCTAATAGGTGTAGAAGTATCATATGCACTCAGACAAAAGGGCCTTAATGTTACAATGACTGAGATGCTGCCTCAAATTATTCCAAGGTCACTAGATCCAGATATGGCAACAATAGTTCAGGATTACCTCGAAAAACATGGCATAAACGTGATTTTAGGGCAGGGAATTGATAAACTCACAGGTGATGAACATGTAGAAGGGGCTGTCTTTGAAGACAACGTTATAGACGCTGATCTGGTTATAATGGCTACTGGAGTCAGACCTAAAACCAAGCTGGCGGAAATGGCAGGATGCACACTTGGAAAATGGGCAATAGTGGTCAACGAAAAAATGCAGACGTCCATACCAAACATATATGCAGTTGGAGATTGTGTAGAAGTATTCGATGCAATAACTGGAGATAGTACTCAATCCATGTTAGGAACAACAGCTGTAAGACAGGGAAAAATCGCGGCCAAAAACATTACAGGAATAAATGCAGAATTCAAACCTGTTCTAAATTCCAATGTTTCAAAGGTTGGAGAACTTGAATTTGGTGCTGTAGGTCTAACAGTTGCATCAGCACGGCAAAGCGGGATAGATGCAACATATGGTAAAATTAGAGCGCTTACCAAAGCCCGTTATTATCCAGGGGCAAAAAGAATTGATGTTAAAATTATAAATAACCTTAAAGGGCGGATCATCGGATGTCAACTGATTGGTGAAGAAAGAGTTGCAGAACGAGTAGACATAATGTCACTCGCTATAACAAAAGGAGTTACCTGCTCTGAACTTGCAACTACAGAATTTTCATATGCCCCTCCAGTTTCAATGGTCACAGATCCAATTATTCTAGCGGCAGAAGATGCTTGCAGTAAATTAAAATCAGTTAATAAGGAAGAACAGGATTAG
- the arsM gene encoding arsenite methyltransferase, translating into MDGKEIKEFVKGRYSKIATKEESYCSCCSGVDLTIEQAKAAGYALEDIKSIPEEAVFGLGCGNPTALADLKEGETVLDLGSGGGIDVFLAANKVGESGKVIGVDMTEEMVETARKNAEEGKYENVEFKLGEIENLPIEGGSIDVIISNCVINLTPDKFAAYKEAFRVLKSGGRILVSDLVTEGNIPEEIKRSFDAWSNCIAGAMEKQDYLDTIKDAGFKDIQIVEQHFFTEPNMDERLVGKITSVQIKAVKMRCMS; encoded by the coding sequence ATGGATGGAAAAGAAATTAAGGAGTTTGTAAAGGGTAGATACTCAAAAATAGCGACAAAAGAGGAATCTTATTGTTCTTGCTGCTCTGGAGTTGATTTAACAATTGAACAGGCTAAAGCTGCAGGGTATGCCCTGGAAGATATTAAAAGTATACCTGAAGAAGCTGTTTTTGGGCTTGGGTGCGGCAATCCTACTGCACTTGCAGATCTTAAAGAAGGTGAAACAGTATTAGACCTTGGATCTGGAGGGGGAATAGATGTTTTTCTTGCAGCAAACAAGGTCGGTGAATCAGGTAAAGTCATTGGAGTAGATATGACTGAAGAAATGGTAGAAACTGCCCGTAAAAATGCTGAAGAAGGTAAATATGAAAATGTTGAATTTAAACTGGGAGAAATAGAAAATTTACCCATTGAGGGTGGTTCGATAGATGTTATTATAAGTAATTGTGTAATTAATCTTACACCTGATAAATTTGCTGCATATAAAGAAGCTTTTAGAGTTTTAAAGTCCGGAGGGCGTATTTTAGTATCAGATCTGGTGACAGAGGGAAATATACCTGAAGAAATTAAACGCAGTTTTGATGCATGGTCTAACTGTATTGCGGGGGCTATGGAAAAGCAGGATTATTTAGATACAATAAAAGACGCAGGATTTAAAGACATTCAAATTGTTGAACAGCACTTTTTCACAGAGCCAAATATGGATGAGAGATTAGTGGGAAAGATCACCAGTGTTCAAATTAAGGCAGTTAAAATGAGATGTATGTCATGA
- a CDS encoding ArsR/SmtB family transcription factor has product MKTCEINGKGEPCSGQIENLKEILSKVPSDETFEVRSDQFKAISEPTLLKILYLLQDRELCVCEIIMALEKPQSTISHHLNVLKNAGFIKGRKEGVWIHYKLINPEIVGLIEDLVK; this is encoded by the coding sequence ATGAAAACCTGTGAGATAAACGGTAAAGGCGAACCATGCAGTGGGCAAATTGAGAATTTAAAGGAAATTTTATCTAAAGTTCCTTCTGATGAAACTTTTGAAGTCAGATCAGATCAATTTAAAGCAATTTCAGAACCCACCCTGCTTAAAATACTTTATTTATTGCAGGACAGGGAGTTGTGTGTTTGTGAAATAATTATGGCTCTTGAAAAGCCTCAATCAACTATTTCACATCATTTAAATGTACTTAAAAATGCAGGGTTTATAAAAGGACGTAAAGAAGGGGTATGGATACACTATAAACTTATTAATCCAGAAATTGTTGGTTTAATTGAAGATTTAGTAAAATAA
- a CDS encoding DUF166 domain-containing protein, whose product MLKVAIATDGPYGERAYEYISKEFDTDFIELEPPVSMFADEIEIPEDALKRLEGVDMLITYVLHPDLALDLVEMIHDKVGWVIVAAWRGEGFKNQLERLGNVTCPENMCDLQENGNPVFDEFVSKFGRPIVRVNCQGDKIVDIEVLRSSPCGSTYFVAEEMIGQDLEDVPVKAGLRLQHYPCRAPKMRLFADDECKKDMASNFHKEAFEDAIKHKKKK is encoded by the coding sequence ATGTTAAAAGTTGCAATAGCTACAGATGGCCCGTACGGAGAACGTGCATATGAATATATAAGTAAAGAATTTGACACAGATTTTATTGAGCTTGAACCACCTGTATCCATGTTTGCAGATGAAATTGAGATACCTGAAGATGCATTAAAACGGCTGGAAGGTGTAGATATGCTGATAACTTATGTTCTTCATCCAGATCTTGCTCTTGACCTTGTTGAAATGATCCATGATAAGGTAGGGTGGGTAATCGTGGCTGCCTGGAGAGGAGAAGGGTTTAAAAATCAGCTTGAAAGATTGGGAAATGTTACATGCCCTGAAAATATGTGTGATCTTCAAGAAAATGGCAATCCTGTATTTGATGAGTTTGTATCCAAATTTGGAAGGCCAATTGTTAGGGTAAACTGCCAGGGAGATAAAATTGTTGATATAGAAGTTTTAAGGTCTTCTCCATGTGGCTCAACATATTTTGTAGCTGAAGAAATGATAGGGCAGGATTTAGAAGATGTACCTGTTAAAGCAGGTCTCAGGTTGCAGCATTATCCTTGCAGGGCTCCTAAAATGAGACTATTCGCCGATGACGAGTGTAAAAAGGATATGGCATCTAATTTCCATAAAGAGGCTTTTGAGGACGCAATAAAACATAAAAAGAAAAAATAA